In a single window of the Dehalococcoidia bacterium genome:
- a CDS encoding ATP-binding protein has translation MSESPALATAGQVAAALIVLDRDGRLQVSSPAARGLLGYADGDALPPELLTLVHSDDRERVAALLTNLADRAGATRALSIRMRRRDGSWCGVHVTAAGLAGLPAAPALLLALSAFGQTSEPYRTEQAMLGARMRLAMVFEHLIDGIMVQDSAGHILYANRVAAQLCGFESTRALIAARPRDLAARIDLLDESGQPFPPELLPGRRVLRGEEVPPLTLGLRNRQTGTERWVSIASTPVDDALNQSQIVISVLHDVTDSRQVEEELRRAVALRDTFLAAASHELRTPLTSLQGYLEVTRRRLERQAPAESIAGGLEVAIRQVARLTRLVGELLDASRLTRGLFVIEPQPLDLGQFVRRAVEIERAAATSEHPITVLAPAAGPLVSADADRLEQVLANLIGNARKYSKPLSPIIVTVAESDGAAALAVRDEGIGIPAEDQPLIFEPFHRARNVDRGLTGFGLGLYVAHEIVRAHGGTLAVESRPSEGSVFTITLPLVPEA, from the coding sequence GTGTCCGAATCACCAGCGCTCGCCACCGCGGGGCAGGTTGCGGCGGCACTGATCGTCCTCGATCGTGACGGACGCCTGCAGGTCAGCAGCCCCGCGGCGCGCGGCCTGCTCGGTTACGCCGACGGGGACGCGCTTCCACCGGAGCTGCTGACGCTCGTGCACTCCGACGATCGCGAGCGCGTTGCGGCCCTCCTGACCAACCTGGCGGACCGTGCCGGGGCCACGCGCGCGCTGAGCATACGCATGCGCCGGCGTGACGGATCATGGTGCGGCGTTCATGTCACCGCCGCCGGCCTCGCTGGCTTGCCCGCGGCGCCGGCACTGCTGTTGGCCCTTTCTGCCTTCGGCCAGACAAGCGAGCCGTACCGCACCGAACAGGCGATGCTCGGCGCACGCATGCGCCTTGCGATGGTGTTTGAGCACCTGATCGACGGCATCATGGTGCAGGACAGCGCCGGCCACATCCTCTACGCCAATCGGGTGGCGGCGCAGCTCTGCGGCTTCGAATCCACGCGGGCGCTGATCGCCGCCCGGCCGCGCGATCTCGCGGCCCGCATTGACCTGCTGGACGAGTCCGGCCAGCCTTTCCCGCCGGAGCTGCTGCCCGGCCGGCGCGTCTTGCGCGGCGAGGAGGTGCCGCCGCTCACGCTCGGGCTGCGCAACCGGCAGACGGGCACGGAGCGCTGGGTGTCGATCGCCTCGACGCCGGTGGACGATGCGCTCAACCAGAGCCAGATCGTGATCAGTGTGCTGCACGACGTTACAGATAGCCGCCAGGTCGAGGAAGAGCTGCGCCGGGCCGTCGCGCTGCGCGACACCTTCCTCGCCGCGGCCTCGCACGAGCTGCGCACGCCGCTCACCTCGCTGCAGGGCTATCTGGAGGTCACGCGCCGCAGGCTGGAGCGCCAGGCGCCGGCGGAAAGCATCGCCGGCGGCTTGGAGGTGGCGATCCGCCAGGTGGCGCGGCTGACGCGGCTGGTCGGCGAACTGCTCGATGCCTCTCGCCTTACCCGTGGCCTGTTCGTGATCGAGCCGCAGCCGCTGGACCTCGGGCAGTTCGTCCGCCGCGCCGTCGAGATCGAACGCGCGGCCGCGACAAGCGAGCACCCGATCACCGTGCTTGCGCCCGCGGCGGGACCACTGGTGAGCGCCGACGCCGACCGCCTGGAACAGGTGCTCGCCAACCTGATCGGCAACGCGCGCAAATACTCGAAGCCGCTTTCACCGATCATAGTGACGGTGGCCGAGAGCGACGGGGCGGCCGCGCTCGCGGTGCGCGACGAGGGCATCGGCATCCCGGCAGAAGATCAGCCGCTGATCTTCGAGCCGTTCCACCGCGCCCGCAACGTGGATCGGGGGCTGACAGGCTTCGGCCTCGGCCTCTACGTGGCGCACGAGATCGTGCGGGCGCACGGCGGCACGCTGGCGGTGGAATCGCGACCCAGCGAAGGCAGCGTCTTCACGATCACGCTGCCGCTCGTGCCAGAGGCGTAA
- a CDS encoding OB-fold domain-containing protein has translation MTTDTVREAYLPAGLPAPRPSPDGLDAPYWEATNRHELLVQRCNACNGFQWGPEFICYRCRSFDLRWERVSGRGRIFSWERVWHPVHPALREACPYLVVLVELPDADNVRMVGNLLGDPMQQVEIGGAVEAVFEDHPDEDFTLVQWRVVE, from the coding sequence ATGACCACGGACACGGTTCGGGAAGCGTATTTGCCGGCGGGGCTGCCGGCGCCGCGGCCTTCGCCCGACGGGCTGGACGCGCCGTACTGGGAGGCTACCAACCGGCATGAGCTGCTGGTGCAGCGCTGCAACGCCTGCAACGGCTTCCAGTGGGGACCGGAGTTCATCTGCTACCGCTGCCGCTCCTTCGATCTGCGCTGGGAGCGCGTCTCGGGGCGTGGCCGCATCTTCAGCTGGGAGCGCGTCTGGCACCCGGTGCACCCCGCCCTCAGAGAAGCCTGCCCCTATCTCGTCGTGCTGGTCGAGCTGCCGGACGCGGACAACGTGCGCATGGTCGGCAACCTGCTCGGCGACCCGATGCAGCAGGTCGAGATCGGCGGCGCGGTCGAGGCCGTGTTCGAGGACCACCCGGACGAAGACTTCACGCTCGTGCAGTGGCGCGTCGTCGAATGA
- a CDS encoding CoA transferase, which translates to MSETPAALTPFRALDLTGALGALGGRVLAGLGADVIKIEQPGGDPARAHGPFFQNTPHPQRSLSWIFANAGKRGVTLDLEAARGRELLLRLAAVSDFLFESLPPGRLAALGLADESLLAVNPALVIVHISPFGQSGPYRDFQATDLIAWALGGQLYLDGDDDRAPTRPTAPQTELLAGVHAAAGALTAHYARQRSGRGQVVDIAAQECVTWTLMIAAQVWDISHVNSQRGGAVRTAHRLDGSTLVHRVLWPCKDGFVLWSLSGGQAAGTLASTRALVRWMADEGMADAPTEVDWPQLSAAAMDQQTYDRLSVPFLAFFAGKSKRELFEGSLARSIQLAAVNEIPDVAASPQLAAREYWMDVPHDYLGATLRFPGAPVRLSRTPWTAPRPAPLPGQQNGEVYGGLLGLGDGELRDLCAAGIV; encoded by the coding sequence ATGAGCGAAACGCCGGCCGCGCTCACGCCGTTTCGGGCGCTGGATCTGACCGGGGCGCTGGGCGCGCTGGGCGGTCGCGTGCTCGCCGGCCTCGGCGCCGACGTGATCAAGATCGAGCAGCCGGGCGGCGACCCAGCGCGGGCGCACGGGCCCTTCTTCCAGAACACGCCGCATCCGCAGCGCAGCCTGTCGTGGATCTTCGCCAACGCCGGCAAGCGCGGAGTCACGCTCGATCTCGAGGCCGCGCGCGGGCGCGAGCTGCTGCTGCGCCTCGCCGCCGTCTCCGACTTCCTCTTCGAGTCGCTGCCGCCGGGCAGGCTCGCGGCGCTCGGCCTTGCCGACGAGTCGTTGTTGGCCGTGAATCCAGCGCTGGTGATCGTGCATATCAGTCCATTTGGCCAGAGCGGCCCGTACCGCGACTTCCAGGCCACGGATCTCATCGCCTGGGCGCTGGGTGGCCAGCTCTACCTGGACGGCGACGACGACCGCGCCCCCACGCGGCCCACGGCGCCGCAGACCGAGTTGCTGGCCGGCGTACATGCCGCGGCTGGCGCTCTGACCGCGCACTACGCACGGCAGCGCAGCGGCCGCGGCCAGGTGGTGGACATCGCCGCGCAGGAGTGCGTCACCTGGACGCTGATGATCGCCGCGCAGGTCTGGGATATCTCTCACGTCAACTCGCAGCGCGGCGGCGCTGTGCGCACCGCCCATCGCCTCGACGGCAGCACGCTCGTGCATCGGGTGCTCTGGCCCTGCAAGGACGGCTTTGTACTCTGGTCGCTGAGCGGCGGGCAGGCGGCGGGCACTTTGGCCTCGACACGGGCGCTGGTGCGCTGGATGGCCGACGAGGGCATGGCCGACGCTCCCACGGAGGTTGACTGGCCGCAGCTCAGCGCCGCGGCGATGGACCAGCAGACGTACGATCGGCTGAGCGTGCCCTTCCTCGCCTTCTTCGCCGGCAAGAGTAAGCGCGAGCTGTTTGAGGGCAGCCTGGCGCGGTCGATCCAGCTCGCAGCCGTGAACGAGATTCCCGATGTGGCCGCGAGCCCGCAGCTCGCCGCCCGTGAGTACTGGATGGACGTCCCGCACGACTATCTCGGCGCCACGCTGCGCTTTCCCGGCGCGCCGGTGCGGCTCTCGCGCACGCCCTGGACGGCGCCGCGGCCGGCGCCGCTGCCCGGTCAGCAGAACGGCGAAGTCTACGGCGGCCTGCTCGGCCTCGGCGACGGCGAGCTGCGCGACCTGTGCGCGGCGGGCATCGTGTGA
- a CDS encoding CoA transferase — MSEASLFAPPDGMPFAGVKVVDFAWVGVGPIIARHLADFGATVIRVESSTRPDTLRLAPPFRDGQPGLDRSAFGAVYNTNKLGLALNLRLPRARELALHLVRWADIVTDSMTPGSLAKLGLGYEDLRRVKPEILMYSTTQMGQTGPYRDFGGYGQHGASTAGFHALTGWPDRPPAGIFGAYTDFVAPWFLYTALVAALDYRDRTGEGQFLDESQVEAAMQILGPALLDYGANGQALRRGGNDDAELTPHGVFPCAGDDTAADRWVAIAVRDAGEWAALARAIGRADWARAEALQDEAGRRARADEIAAAIAAWTLGRTPHEAMAALQAAGVPAGAVQTCEELFSDPQLLHRGHWWTLDHAVMGPHAYDAPAWKLSETPARPRRAGPALGQHTHAICHEILGLDDDAIADLTAAGVFE; from the coding sequence ATGTCCGAAGCTTCGTTGTTCGCGCCACCGGACGGCATGCCCTTCGCGGGCGTCAAGGTTGTCGACTTCGCCTGGGTGGGCGTCGGGCCGATCATTGCGCGGCACCTGGCCGACTTCGGCGCCACGGTGATACGCGTCGAGTCGAGCACGCGGCCCGATACGTTGCGGCTGGCGCCGCCCTTCCGCGACGGCCAGCCCGGCCTCGACCGCAGCGCCTTTGGCGCGGTGTACAACACCAACAAGCTGGGCCTGGCGCTCAATCTGCGCCTGCCGCGGGCGCGCGAGCTGGCGTTGCACCTCGTGCGCTGGGCGGACATCGTCACGGACAGTATGACGCCCGGCTCGCTGGCGAAGCTGGGGTTGGGCTACGAGGATCTGCGCCGGGTGAAGCCGGAGATCTTGATGTACAGCACGACGCAGATGGGCCAGACGGGGCCGTACCGCGACTTCGGCGGCTATGGCCAGCACGGCGCCTCCACCGCCGGTTTCCACGCGCTCACCGGTTGGCCCGATCGCCCCCCCGCCGGCATCTTCGGGGCCTACACCGACTTCGTCGCGCCCTGGTTCTTGTACACGGCGCTGGTAGCGGCGCTCGACTATCGCGACCGCACCGGCGAGGGCCAGTTCTTGGATGAGTCGCAGGTGGAAGCGGCGATGCAGATCCTGGGGCCGGCGCTGCTCGATTACGGCGCTAACGGCCAGGCGCTGCGGCGCGGCGGCAACGACGACGCGGAACTGACACCGCACGGCGTCTTCCCCTGCGCGGGCGATGACACGGCCGCGGATCGCTGGGTGGCGATCGCCGTGCGTGATGCGGGCGAATGGGCGGCGCTCGCGCGTGCGATCGGCCGCGCGGATTGGGCGCGGGCCGAGGCGTTGCAGGACGAGGCCGGCCGGCGTGCCCGCGCCGACGAGATCGCGGCTGCGATCGCGGCCTGGACGCTCGGGCGCACGCCCCACGAGGCGATGGCGGCGCTGCAGGCCGCCGGCGTGCCCGCCGGCGCGGTGCAGACCTGCGAAGAGCTGTTCAGCGACCCGCAGCTTCTTCACCGCGGCCACTGGTGGACGCTTGATCACGCGGTGATGGGGCCGCACGCCTACGACGCGCCGGCCTGGAAGCTGTCGGAGACGCCCGCGCGGCCGCGCCGCGCCGGCCCGGCGCTCGGCCAGCATACGCACGCCATCTGCCACGAGATCCTTGGCCTCGACGACGACGCGATCGCCGATCTCACGGCCGCGGGCGTCTTCGAGTAG
- a CDS encoding CoA transferase, which yields MSGRDAAWLPLRGVRVLDFTWMIAGPLGTRLLANFGADVIKVESYNRVDRIRETGPHPDGPWSYNEDGSFNDVNLNKRSLLLNLNLPRGRALARQLTAVADVVMANFTGDRLDRWELGFADLAAVRPDIIVLNMPVFESQGERRRWGGIGTHINGLAGISSLSGYEGDPPFGLGPLYPDFSGNPFHATSAILAALIERDRGAGAQFIEISQYESTASLLGPALLAHSVAGSEPQRRGNHSDRACPHNVYPVQGEDRWIAIAVESDGEWAALCRALGQEAWCTDPRFASLPARLANEAALDELIAADTSDWTAARLAAHLQAAGVPAAPVSRLDEVLADPWYRREYFYEQRGPEGCVFTTHGEPIRPAGEQQPALRAPLMGEHTDTIVRELLGLDSATADALYADGTLG from the coding sequence ATGAGCGGGCGGGACGCGGCCTGGCTGCCGCTGCGCGGCGTGCGCGTGCTCGACTTCACCTGGATGATCGCCGGCCCGCTGGGCACGCGGCTGCTCGCCAACTTCGGCGCCGACGTGATCAAGGTCGAGTCCTACAACCGCGTGGACCGCATCCGCGAGACGGGGCCGCATCCGGACGGCCCATGGAGCTACAACGAGGACGGCTCCTTCAACGACGTGAACCTCAACAAACGCAGCCTGCTGCTCAACCTGAATCTGCCCCGCGGGCGGGCGCTCGCGCGGCAGCTCACGGCGGTGGCCGACGTCGTGATGGCCAACTTCACCGGCGACCGGCTGGACCGCTGGGAGCTAGGATTCGCGGACCTCGCAGCCGTGCGCCCGGACATCATCGTGCTCAACATGCCGGTGTTCGAGAGCCAGGGCGAGCGGCGGCGCTGGGGCGGCATCGGCACGCACATCAACGGCCTCGCCGGCATCAGCAGCCTTTCCGGCTACGAGGGCGACCCGCCCTTCGGCCTCGGCCCGCTCTATCCCGACTTCAGCGGCAACCCGTTCCACGCCACCTCGGCGATCCTTGCCGCGCTGATCGAGCGCGACCGCGGCGCCGGCGCCCAGTTCATCGAGATCAGCCAGTACGAATCGACGGCGAGTCTGCTCGGTCCAGCGCTGCTGGCCCACTCCGTCGCAGGCAGCGAGCCGCAACGCCGCGGCAACCACTCCGACCGCGCCTGCCCGCACAACGTCTACCCAGTGCAGGGCGAAGACCGCTGGATCGCGATCGCCGTTGAGAGCGACGGTGAATGGGCGGCGCTGTGCCGGGCGCTGGGCCAGGAGGCATGGTGCACGGACCCACGCTTCGCCTCGTTGCCGGCGCGGCTCGCCAACGAGGCCGCCCTGGACGAGCTGATCGCGGCCGACACGAGCGACTGGACCGCCGCCAGGCTTGCCGCGCATCTGCAAGCGGCCGGCGTGCCCGCCGCGCCGGTCAGCCGACTGGACGAGGTGCTGGCTGACCCGTGGTATCGCCGCGAGTACTTTTACGAGCAGCGTGGGCCGGAAGGCTGTGTCTTCACCACGCACGGCGAACCCATTCGCCCCGCCGGCGAGCAGCAGCCGGCGCTGCGCGCCCCGCTCATGGGCGAACACACCGACACGATCGTACGAGAGCTGCTCGGCCTGGACTCAGCCACGGCCGATGCGCTCTACGCAGACGGCACGCTGGGCTGA
- a CDS encoding acetyl-CoA acetyltransferase, with amino-acid sequence MAEPTIRDKTAIVGIGETRYYKRGAAPTPEFQLALEAILLAIEDAGLKVEDIDGFASYSNDRNDPTRLAAALGLPSIGFSNMFWGGGGGGGSGAVGNAAAAVAAGYAKYVVAYRSLAQGQFGRFGQGSQSKVTIYPMSYTQPYGLLSPAQSFAMRVHRFMYDHSIGHDALAAISLASYHHAQFNPRAVMYGRPLSREDYDNSRWIVEPFRLFDCCQENDGAAAVVITTPERARDLKHKPAIIMAAAQGSFFRQGAAAHNAPDYGTSNFKGVAPLLYQLAGIEPKDVQVAQVYENFTGGVLMSLVEHGFCSPDEANEFCTVENLTWPNGKLPINTSGGNLAECYMHGLELITEAVRQIRGTSTCQVPNCQISLVASGPMVSPVSSLILRA; translated from the coding sequence ATGGCCGAGCCGACCATCCGGGACAAGACCGCCATCGTCGGCATCGGCGAGACGCGCTATTACAAGCGCGGCGCCGCGCCGACACCCGAGTTCCAGCTCGCGTTAGAAGCGATCCTGCTGGCGATCGAGGACGCAGGCCTCAAGGTCGAAGACATCGACGGCTTCGCCAGTTACAGCAACGACCGCAACGACCCAACACGCCTGGCCGCGGCGCTGGGCCTGCCGTCGATCGGCTTCTCCAACATGTTCTGGGGCGGCGGCGGCGGCGGTGGCTCGGGTGCGGTGGGCAATGCCGCGGCCGCGGTGGCCGCGGGCTACGCGAAGTACGTGGTGGCCTATCGCTCGCTGGCGCAGGGGCAGTTCGGGCGCTTCGGCCAGGGCTCGCAGTCCAAGGTCACGATCTATCCGATGTCTTACACGCAGCCCTATGGCCTGCTTTCGCCCGCGCAGAGCTTCGCCATGCGCGTGCATCGCTTCATGTACGACCACAGCATCGGCCACGACGCGCTGGCGGCAATCTCGCTCGCCTCGTATCACCACGCGCAGTTCAACCCGCGGGCGGTGATGTACGGCCGGCCGCTCTCGCGCGAGGACTACGACAACTCCCGCTGGATCGTGGAGCCCTTCCGCCTGTTCGACTGCTGCCAGGAGAACGACGGCGCCGCCGCCGTGGTGATCACCACGCCCGAGCGTGCCCGCGACCTCAAGCACAAACCGGCGATCATCATGGCGGCCGCGCAGGGCTCGTTCTTCCGCCAGGGGGCGGCGGCACACAATGCGCCCGACTACGGCACCAGCAACTTCAAGGGTGTGGCGCCGCTGCTCTACCAGCTGGCCGGCATCGAGCCCAAGGACGTGCAGGTGGCGCAGGTGTACGAGAACTTCACCGGCGGTGTGCTGATGAGCCTGGTGGAGCACGGCTTCTGCTCGCCAGACGAGGCGAACGAGTTCTGCACGGTGGAGAACCTGACCTGGCCCAACGGCAAGCTGCCGATCAACACCAGCGGCGGGAATTTAGCCGAGTGCTACATGCACGGCCTGGAGCTGATCACCGAGGCGGTGCGGCAGATCCGCGGCACCTCGACCTGCCAGGTGCCGAACTGCCAGATCTCGCTCGTCGCCTCCGGGCCGATGGTCTCGCCGGTAAGCAGCCTGATCCTGCGGGCGTGA
- a CDS encoding helix-turn-helix transcriptional regulator translates to MNAVIADGGVGGLLRDWRQRRRLSQLDLAVEAEVSTRHLSFVETGRSRPSRELVLHLAEQLEVPLRERNALLLAAGYAPVYRQSALETVEMTPVREALDKILAGHEPFPAIVVDRHWNLVSANRPSLAIMSSGVAPALLTPPVNVLRATLHPDGLAPQIVNLGEYRSHLLDRLHRQVMLSADAELAALERELRGYPGDEGPAPHGTGTMLFVPLVLRASATSKLTFFSTIATFGTAIEITAAELSIESFFPANHATANALRAAWSA, encoded by the coding sequence ATGAATGCGGTAATCGCGGACGGCGGTGTGGGCGGGCTGCTGCGCGACTGGCGCCAGCGGCGCCGGCTCAGCCAGCTCGATCTCGCCGTCGAGGCTGAGGTTTCGACGCGGCACCTGAGCTTCGTGGAGACGGGGCGGTCGCGGCCCAGCCGCGAACTGGTCTTGCACCTCGCCGAGCAGCTTGAGGTTCCGCTGCGCGAGCGCAACGCGCTGCTGCTGGCTGCCGGCTATGCGCCGGTCTATCGCCAGTCGGCGCTCGAAACCGTAGAGATGACGCCGGTGCGCGAGGCGCTCGACAAGATCCTCGCCGGCCACGAGCCGTTCCCCGCGATCGTCGTCGACCGCCACTGGAATCTGGTTTCCGCCAACCGGCCCTCGCTGGCGATCATGAGCTCCGGCGTGGCGCCCGCGCTGCTCACACCGCCGGTCAACGTCCTGCGCGCCACGCTGCACCCCGACGGACTCGCGCCGCAGATCGTCAATCTCGGTGAGTACCGGTCGCACCTGCTCGACCGCCTGCACCGCCAGGTGATGCTCAGCGCCGACGCCGAGCTTGCCGCGCTCGAACGCGAGCTGCGGGGCTATCCGGGCGACGAAGGGCCTGCACCGCACGGGACGGGAACGATGCTGTTCGTGCCCCTGGTCCTGCGCGCCTCCGCTACCTCGAAGCTGACCTTCTTCAGCACGATCGCCACCTTCGGCACCGCCATCGAGATCACCGCGGCCGAGCTCTCGATTGAGTCGTTTTTCCCGGCCAACCACGCCACCGCGAACGCCCTGCGCGCTGCCTGGAGCGCCTGA
- the nadD gene encoding nicotinate-nucleotide adenylyltransferase, with protein sequence MSGQRLQIGVLGGTFDPIHLAHLRLAEEAREQLGLQRVLFVPAPRPWRKSGRRITPIAHRLAMVRLALAGNPAFDVSTVELEQAGPTYTTLTLEALRAELGAGVTLHFILGSDALQDLPNWWQPQRLVRLAKLAVAARGELPAHELASLDRRIPGLADACERIEMPALAISSTDLRRRVAAGRSLRYLVPDSVAAYIAEHGLYLRARLGRSGSV encoded by the coding sequence ATGAGCGGGCAGCGTCTGCAGATCGGCGTGCTGGGCGGCACTTTCGACCCGATTCACCTGGCGCATCTGCGCCTGGCGGAAGAGGCGCGCGAGCAGCTTGGCCTGCAGCGGGTGCTGTTTGTGCCGGCTCCGCGCCCCTGGCGCAAGTCGGGCCGCCGTATCACGCCGATCGCGCACCGCCTGGCGATGGTGCGGTTGGCCCTGGCCGGCAACCCGGCGTTCGACGTTTCGACCGTGGAGCTGGAGCAGGCTGGCCCCACCTACACGACGTTGACCCTGGAGGCGCTGCGCGCGGAGCTGGGCGCGGGCGTCACGCTGCACTTCATCCTGGGCAGCGACGCCTTGCAGGACTTGCCCAACTGGTGGCAGCCGCAGCGCCTCGTCAGGCTGGCGAAGCTGGCGGTGGCCGCGCGCGGGGAGCTGCCGGCGCATGAGCTGGCGTCGCTTGATCGGCGGATTCCCGGCCTGGCGGACGCCTGCGAACGGATCGAGATGCCGGCGCTGGCGATCAGTTCCACCGATCTGCGCCGCCGGGTCGCCGCGGGCCGCTCGCTGCGCTACCTGGTGCCGGATTCCGTGGCCGCCTACATTGCCGAACACGGCCTCTACCTCCGCGCGCGGCTGGGGCGCTCCGGCTCGGTCTGA
- a CDS encoding response regulator, translated as MPALILVVDDDPDIRALVHMILEEEGYVVMAAGDGREALAQVQQQQPSLILLDLNMPVMSGWELHDELRSREIGVPVVYMTAAQRARAEAELHGAQGFLAKPFGLHELLQTVEQFVA; from the coding sequence ATGCCAGCCTTGATCCTCGTCGTCGATGATGACCCCGACATCCGCGCCCTTGTCCACATGATTCTCGAAGAGGAAGGCTACGTCGTGATGGCCGCCGGCGACGGGCGCGAGGCGCTGGCGCAGGTGCAGCAGCAGCAACCGTCGCTCATCTTGCTCGACCTGAACATGCCGGTGATGTCCGGCTGGGAGCTGCACGACGAGCTGCGTTCCCGCGAGATCGGCGTGCCGGTGGTGTACATGACCGCCGCCCAACGCGCCCGCGCCGAGGCCGAGCTGCACGGCGCCCAGGGCTTTCTCGCCAAGCCCTTCGGCCTGCACGAGCTGCTGCAAACAGTCGAGCAGTTCGTCGCCTGA
- a CDS encoding MOSC domain-containing protein → MRIGMVARIFRYPVKSMRGEELAQTPVGLQGLPGDRRYAFVQAGSRSQFPWLTGRELAGLLLHQPRYADGFDGRGREPALLVRTPDGRDLPVVGDELRRELEHAYGGPLFLLRDYRGSFDVAQVSIFDLGMARRLAAERGAALDPRRFRANFYLEPDGAAVPESEWVGRILGVGPDLRLAVTEPDQRCMMINLDPDSAEPDPAVLRTVAGSHANCVGVYASVLRPGVVECGDAVELLDSP, encoded by the coding sequence ATGCGAATCGGCATGGTGGCGCGGATCTTTCGCTATCCGGTGAAATCGATGCGCGGCGAGGAGCTGGCGCAAACCCCGGTGGGGCTGCAAGGTCTTCCGGGCGACCGGAGGTATGCCTTCGTGCAGGCAGGGTCGCGCAGCCAGTTTCCCTGGCTGACCGGCCGCGAGCTGGCCGGCCTGCTGCTGCATCAGCCGCGCTACGCCGACGGCTTCGATGGCCGCGGACGCGAGCCGGCGCTCCTGGTGCGCACGCCGGACGGCCGCGACCTGCCGGTGGTCGGGGACGAATTGCGCCGCGAGTTGGAACACGCCTACGGCGGGCCGCTCTTCTTGCTGCGCGACTACCGCGGCAGCTTCGACGTGGCGCAGGTATCCATCTTCGATCTCGGCATGGCACGGCGGCTGGCGGCCGAGCGTGGCGCCGCGCTCGATCCGCGCCGCTTCCGCGCCAACTTCTACCTCGAGCCGGATGGCGCGGCGGTGCCGGAGAGCGAGTGGGTCGGGCGGATCCTCGGGGTGGGGCCGGATCTGCGCTTGGCCGTCACCGAGCCGGACCAGCGCTGCATGATGATCAATCTCGATCCGGACAGCGCCGAACCGGATCCGGCCGTGCTGCGCACCGTGGCAGGCTCGCACGCGAACTGCGTCGGCGTCTACGCTTCGGTGTTGCGCCCCGGCGTGGTCGAGTGCGGCGACGCGGTGGAGCTGCTGGACTCGCCCTGA
- a CDS encoding CoA transferase — translation MSAAAGPLRGLRVLDACDALAVYATKLLLNLGAEVIRLEPPTGDPMRRFPPLIDGISAYFEHFNAGKRSITLDLTTAAGLAWLESLVASCNAVLESGQAAELLSSRAGRERLTRARRDLVLVSVTPFGLHGPKAEQRGGDLIAAAESGLLALNGRPDAPPYRPGGEQAAHMAGLLAANAALLGLFEQQCKGHGCHVEVPVNFAAALSTLQTANANYYTWHGRVPQRRGLGLSGYRSLFRTRDGWVVLIALPGQWSKLAGLLEEHGAAGDLAEAGYDDAEQRLARAEHINELIGAFTSRFGKEELQTLTQRAGVACTPVNSVADLAADPFLQQRGFFRQVAHPGWERTVAYPAPPWHFGERAIGTQQPAPATGADNRAIWVEELGMDAVTLAELCDGAAG, via the coding sequence ATGAGCGCGGCTGCCGGACCGCTGCGCGGCTTGCGTGTGCTCGACGCCTGCGACGCGTTGGCGGTCTACGCCACGAAGCTGCTGCTGAACCTGGGCGCCGAGGTGATCCGTTTGGAGCCGCCCACCGGCGACCCTATGCGGCGCTTCCCGCCGCTGATCGACGGCATCAGCGCCTACTTCGAGCATTTCAACGCTGGCAAGCGCAGTATCACGCTCGATCTCACCACTGCGGCGGGCCTCGCCTGGCTCGAATCGCTCGTAGCGTCCTGCAACGCGGTGCTGGAGTCCGGACAGGCGGCGGAACTGCTGAGCAGCCGCGCAGGGCGCGAGCGGCTGACTCGCGCGCGGAGGGACCTGGTGCTTGTCAGCGTCACGCCGTTCGGGCTGCACGGGCCGAAGGCCGAGCAGCGCGGCGGCGACCTGATCGCCGCGGCGGAAAGCGGTCTACTGGCGCTGAACGGCCGGCCCGACGCGCCGCCCTACCGTCCGGGCGGGGAACAGGCGGCGCACATGGCCGGGCTGCTGGCGGCGAACGCGGCGCTGCTGGGTCTGTTCGAGCAGCAGTGCAAGGGCCATGGCTGTCACGTCGAGGTTCCAGTCAATTTCGCCGCCGCCCTCAGCACGCTGCAAACCGCCAACGCCAACTACTACACCTGGCACGGGCGCGTGCCTCAGCGCCGCGGCCTGGGCCTCTCGGGCTACCGCTCGCTCTTCCGCACACGCGACGGCTGGGTCGTGCTGATCGCCCTGCCCGGTCAGTGGTCGAAGCTCGCCGGGCTGCTGGAGGAGCACGGCGCGGCCGGCGACCTGGCCGAGGCAGGGTATGACGACGCCGAGCAGCGCCTGGCACGGGCCGAGCACATCAACGAGCTGATCGGGGCTTTTACTTCACGCTTCGGCAAAGAGGAACTGCAAACCCTGACTCAGCGCGCTGGTGTAGCCTGCACGCCCGTGAACAGCGTTGCCGACCTCGCCGCGGACCCGTTTTTGCAGCAGCGCGGCTTCTTCCGGCAGGTAGCGCATCCGGGCTGGGAGCGCACGGTCGCCTATCCGGCGCCACCCTGGCACTTCGGCGAGCGCGCGATCGGCACGCAGCAGCCTGCGCCGGCGACTGGCGCGGACAACCGTGCAATCTGGGTCGAGGAGCTGGGCATGGATGCGGTGACGTTGGCTGAACTCTGCGACGGCGCGGCCGGATGA